A DNA window from Streptomyces sp. 71268 contains the following coding sequences:
- a CDS encoding glucose-1-phosphate cytidylyltransferase translates to MKVVLFCGGYGLRMRSGAADDVPKPMAMVGPRPLIWHVMRYYAYHGHTEFVLCLGYGAHHIKDFFLNYEETTSNDFVLRDGRTELLSTDIADWTITFVQTGIESPIGERLRRVRHHLDGDEMFLANYADVLTDAPLPAMIDAFARRDAGASMMVVPPQSSFHCVDLGEDGLVGGITAVSDMPLWENGGYFVLRQEIFDHLPEGGDLVADGCARLAKQGRLVAYQHRGFWKPTDTVKERAALDAAYAHGDRPWAVWERDAAPANSGARA, encoded by the coding sequence GTGAAGGTCGTTCTGTTCTGTGGCGGCTACGGGCTGCGGATGCGCAGCGGTGCCGCCGACGACGTGCCCAAGCCGATGGCGATGGTCGGTCCCCGGCCGCTGATCTGGCACGTCATGCGCTACTACGCGTACCACGGGCACACCGAGTTCGTCCTGTGTCTGGGGTACGGGGCCCACCACATCAAGGACTTCTTCCTCAACTACGAGGAGACCACCTCCAACGACTTCGTGCTGCGCGACGGGCGGACCGAGCTGCTGTCCACCGACATCGCCGACTGGACGATCACCTTCGTGCAGACCGGCATCGAGTCGCCGATCGGCGAGCGGCTGCGCCGGGTACGGCACCACCTGGACGGCGACGAGATGTTCCTCGCCAACTACGCCGACGTGCTCACCGACGCCCCGTTGCCCGCCATGATCGACGCCTTCGCGCGGCGGGACGCCGGGGCCTCGATGATGGTGGTGCCGCCGCAGTCCTCGTTCCACTGCGTGGACCTGGGCGAGGACGGCCTGGTCGGGGGCATCACGGCGGTCAGCGACATGCCGCTGTGGGAGAACGGCGGCTACTTCGTGCTCCGGCAGGAGATCTTCGACCACCTCCCCGAGGGCGGTGACCTGGTCGCCGACGGCTGCGCCCGACTGGCCAAGCAGGGCCGGTTGGTGGCCTACCAGCACCGGGGCTTCTGGAAGCCGACCGACACCGTGAAGGAGCGGGCCGCGCTGGACGCCGCCTACGCGCACGGCGACCGACCGTGGGCCGTGTGGGAGCGGGACGCGGCGCCGGCGAACTCGGGAGCGCGCGCGTGA
- a CDS encoding PIG-L deacetylase family protein → MIRLGGGPLDRVVAVGAHCDDIAIGAGGTLLTLCRARPGLRVDALVLSGGGSEREREEQAALAACCPGADLRLTVDKLPDGRLPAHWEQAKAAVEELRERTEPDLVLAPRTADAHQDHRGLAKLMTTAFRDHLVLGYEIVKWDGDLGPMTAYQPLTPEVAEDKARLLQEHYPSQRHRPWYDREAFLGLARIRGIECHARYAEAFAVTKLTLDLGE, encoded by the coding sequence GTGATCCGGCTCGGCGGCGGGCCCCTGGACCGGGTCGTCGCGGTGGGCGCGCACTGCGACGACATCGCCATCGGCGCCGGCGGCACCCTGCTGACACTGTGCCGGGCGCGCCCCGGCCTGCGGGTCGACGCGCTGGTGCTCAGCGGCGGTGGCAGCGAGCGCGAGCGGGAGGAGCAGGCGGCGCTTGCCGCCTGCTGCCCCGGCGCCGACCTGCGGCTGACCGTGGACAAGCTGCCGGACGGCCGGCTCCCGGCCCACTGGGAGCAGGCCAAGGCCGCGGTCGAGGAGCTGCGCGAGCGCACCGAACCCGACCTGGTCCTCGCGCCGCGCACCGCCGACGCCCACCAGGACCACCGGGGCCTGGCGAAGCTGATGACCACCGCCTTCCGCGACCACCTGGTGCTCGGCTACGAGATCGTCAAGTGGGACGGTGACCTGGGCCCGATGACGGCCTACCAGCCGCTGACGCCGGAGGTCGCCGAGGACAAGGCGCGGCTGCTCCAGGAGCACTACCCCTCGCAGCGGCACCGGCCCTGGTACGACCGGGAGGCGTTCCTGGGCCTGGCCCGTATCCGCGGCATCGAATGCCACGCCCGCTACGCCGAGGCGTTCGCCGTCACCAAACTCACTCTCGACCTGGGGGAATGA
- a CDS encoding class I SAM-dependent methyltransferase encodes MTRCRLCGSAALASVVDLGATPPCESFLAADQLDRMEPTYPLHLRVCADCWLAQLPPLITPEETFSEYAYFSSYSTSWVEHARAFVADATGRLALGPDSFVVEVASNDGYLLRHVVERGVRCLGIEPSVNVGAAAREAGVPTLTAFLDPATGAQVRAEHGPADLVVANNVYAHIPDVVGFTQGLRALVADDGWVSVEVQHLLTLIEENQYDTIYHEHFQYYTVASAARALASGGLTLVDVELLPTHGGSIRLWARPAEVAGEPSRRVVDVLAREKAAGLRELSGYAEFSARVAKVRRDLLRFLIEAAERGQTVVGYGAPGKGNTLLNHCGIRPDLLAYTVDRNPYKHGRFTPGTRIPILPPEQLAVDRPDYVLVLPWNLRAELVEQLSFVHAWGGRLVFPVPELSIVEVGP; translated from the coding sequence ACCGGATGGAGCCCACGTACCCGCTGCACCTGCGGGTGTGCGCCGACTGCTGGCTGGCGCAGCTCCCGCCGTTGATCACTCCGGAGGAGACGTTCAGCGAGTACGCGTACTTCTCCTCGTACTCGACCTCCTGGGTGGAGCACGCGCGCGCCTTCGTCGCCGACGCCACCGGGCGGCTGGCGCTCGGGCCCGACTCCTTCGTGGTGGAGGTCGCGAGCAACGACGGGTACCTGCTGCGGCACGTGGTGGAGCGGGGCGTGCGCTGCCTGGGCATCGAACCGTCGGTGAACGTCGGGGCCGCGGCGCGGGAGGCGGGCGTGCCCACGCTCACCGCGTTCCTCGACCCGGCCACCGGCGCCCAGGTGCGCGCCGAACACGGCCCGGCCGACCTGGTGGTGGCCAACAACGTGTACGCCCACATCCCCGACGTGGTCGGCTTCACCCAGGGGCTGCGCGCCCTGGTCGCCGACGACGGCTGGGTCTCCGTCGAGGTGCAGCACCTGCTGACGCTGATCGAGGAGAACCAGTACGACACGATCTACCACGAGCACTTCCAGTACTACACGGTCGCCTCCGCGGCCCGCGCCCTGGCCAGCGGCGGACTCACGCTCGTGGACGTGGAGTTGCTGCCCACGCACGGCGGCTCCATCCGGTTGTGGGCCCGACCGGCCGAGGTGGCCGGCGAGCCCTCCCGGCGGGTGGTGGACGTGCTGGCCCGGGAGAAGGCCGCCGGGCTGCGGGAGCTGTCCGGGTACGCCGAGTTCTCCGCCCGCGTCGCCAAGGTCCGCCGGGACCTGCTGCGGTTCCTGATCGAGGCGGCCGAGCGCGGCCAGACGGTCGTCGGCTACGGCGCCCCCGGCAAGGGCAACACCCTGCTCAACCACTGCGGCATCCGGCCCGACCTGCTCGCGTACACGGTGGACCGCAACCCGTACAAGCACGGCAGGTTCACCCCGGGCACCCGGATCCCGATCCTGCCGCCCGAGCAACTGGCCGTCGACCGGCCCGACTACGTGCTCGTCCTGCCGTGGAACCTGCGGGCCGAGCTGGTCGAGCAACTGTCCTTCGTGCACGCCTGGGGCGGCCGCCTGGTCTTCCCCGTTCCGGAACTGAGCATTGTCGAGGTGGGGCCGTGA